From a region of the Agrobacterium tumefaciens genome:
- the lptB gene encoding LPS export ABC transporter ATP-binding protein, whose translation MFGGTPGRSDEAASGADKARYEGTLIAHGLTKTYNTRRVVNGVSLVVRRGEAVGLLGPNGAGKTTCFYMITGLVPVDTGKIAINGNDVTSMPMYRRSRLGVGYLPQEASIFRGLTVEDNIKAVLEVHEPDAKKRNHKLDELLEEFHIAQLRKSPAVALSGGERRRLEIARALATDPTFMLLDEPFAGVDPISVSDIQNLVRHLTARGIGVLITDHNVRETLGLIDRAYIIHAGEVLTHGRADDIVNNPDVRRLYLGNNFSL comes from the coding sequence ATGTTCGGCGGCACGCCGGGCCGCTCCGATGAAGCGGCGTCTGGTGCTGACAAGGCACGCTACGAAGGCACGCTGATCGCGCACGGCCTCACGAAAACCTATAATACGCGACGCGTCGTCAATGGTGTTTCGCTGGTTGTACGCCGCGGCGAAGCCGTGGGCTTGCTAGGCCCGAACGGCGCCGGCAAGACGACCTGCTTTTATATGATTACCGGTCTTGTACCTGTTGATACGGGCAAGATCGCCATTAACGGCAACGACGTTACCTCCATGCCTATGTATCGTCGTTCCCGCCTCGGCGTAGGGTACCTGCCGCAGGAAGCGTCGATTTTCCGCGGACTGACGGTCGAAGACAACATCAAGGCCGTTCTTGAGGTGCATGAACCGGACGCCAAGAAACGCAACCACAAGCTCGATGAGTTGCTGGAAGAGTTTCACATCGCGCAGTTGCGCAAGTCTCCGGCCGTTGCCCTTTCGGGCGGTGAACGCCGTCGTCTTGAAATTGCCCGCGCGCTTGCGACCGACCCAACCTTCATGCTGCTCGATGAGCCTTTCGCCGGCGTTGATCCAATCTCCGTCAGCGATATTCAGAATCTTGTCAGGCACTTGACTGCCCGTGGGATCGGCGTTCTGATTACAGACCATAACGTGAGGGAAACGCTTGGCCTGATCGACCGTGCCTACATTATTCATGCGGGCGAAGTGCTGACTCATGGCCGTGCGGATGACATCGTCAATAATCCCGATGTACGCCGCCTCTATCTCGGCAATAATTTTAGCCTTTGA
- the rpoN gene encoding RNA polymerase factor sigma-54 produces the protein MALSASLLLRQNQSLVMTPQLMQSIQLLQMTHFELTQFIAQEVERNPLLEIAANDSDLSTTAPENAANFNDGDDDLSSAQTPSVTSDSDDWYGDRAANLGEQLDTSFENVFPDDAEPRKADAPELLSQWRSMPGQEAGESYDLDDFVAAKPSLHDHLNQQVPFAITSAEDRLIADALIGQLDETGYIAVDAAQETAERLGTTTAAAENVLKALQGFDPPGVFARSLSECLAIQLAQKDRLDPAMRAFIDNLELLAKRDFATLKKLCGVDEEDLLDMLSEIRTLNPRPGAGFESTVSETIVPDIIVRPSSEGGWLVEINPDTLPRVLINQTYFAEVSKHKTREGEDQDFLSECMQTAHWLTRSLDQRAKTIMKVATEIVRQQDAFLVNGVGHLRPLNLKTVADAIKMHESTVSRVTSKKYMLTPRGVFELKYFFSVSISSVEGGDSHSAEAVRHRIKTMIAQEAADAVLSDDDIVDNLKSSGIDLARRTVAKYREAMNIPSSVQRRREKKAMAKLSTY, from the coding sequence ATGGCATTGTCTGCCAGCCTTTTGCTGCGTCAAAACCAGTCCCTCGTGATGACACCTCAATTGATGCAGTCGATCCAGCTGCTTCAAATGACGCATTTCGAGCTGACGCAGTTTATCGCGCAAGAGGTCGAGCGAAACCCGCTGCTGGAAATTGCAGCAAACGATAGCGATTTAAGCACGACTGCGCCTGAAAATGCAGCAAACTTCAACGATGGAGATGACGATCTTTCCAGCGCGCAAACGCCTTCCGTCACATCCGATTCGGACGACTGGTACGGGGACCGCGCCGCTAATCTCGGTGAACAGCTTGATACCAGCTTCGAGAACGTCTTCCCTGACGACGCGGAACCGCGGAAGGCCGATGCGCCGGAGCTTCTGAGCCAGTGGCGCTCAATGCCGGGCCAGGAAGCTGGCGAAAGCTACGATCTTGACGATTTTGTCGCCGCCAAACCAAGCCTGCATGACCATCTGAACCAGCAAGTACCCTTCGCCATTACCTCTGCCGAAGATCGCCTGATTGCGGACGCACTGATCGGCCAACTCGACGAGACCGGTTATATTGCCGTCGATGCGGCGCAGGAGACCGCGGAGCGGCTGGGAACGACAACGGCTGCAGCGGAAAACGTCCTGAAAGCACTTCAGGGATTTGACCCACCTGGTGTTTTTGCGCGCTCACTCAGCGAATGTCTGGCCATACAGCTTGCCCAGAAAGACCGGCTCGATCCGGCTATGCGGGCTTTCATCGACAACCTGGAACTCCTGGCAAAACGCGATTTTGCGACGTTAAAAAAACTTTGCGGTGTGGATGAAGAAGACCTCCTCGATATGCTCTCGGAGATCAGAACGCTCAACCCACGACCAGGTGCCGGTTTCGAGTCGACTGTTTCCGAGACGATCGTGCCCGACATCATCGTGCGCCCGTCGTCCGAAGGTGGATGGCTGGTGGAGATCAATCCCGATACCCTGCCAAGGGTGCTGATCAACCAGACCTATTTTGCCGAGGTCTCGAAACACAAGACGCGGGAAGGCGAGGATCAAGATTTCCTGTCGGAGTGCATGCAGACCGCGCACTGGCTGACGCGAAGCCTCGATCAACGCGCCAAGACAATCATGAAAGTCGCCACGGAAATCGTGCGCCAGCAGGATGCGTTCCTGGTCAATGGGGTTGGCCATCTGCGGCCGTTGAACCTCAAGACCGTTGCCGATGCGATCAAGATGCACGAATCCACCGTCAGCCGCGTCACGTCCAAGAAGTACATGCTGACACCTCGCGGGGTTTTCGAGCTGAAATATTTCTTCAGCGTGTCGATCAGCTCCGTCGAGGGTGGCGACAGCCATTCCGCAGAAGCGGTCCGCCATCGTATCAAGACGATGATCGCTCAGGAGGCCGCGGATGCTGTTCTTTCCGACGATGATATTGTCGATAATCTGAAAAGCAGCGGTATCGATCTCGCACGCCGCACGGTTGCAAAATACCGTGAAGCGATGAACATCCCCTCCTCCGTTCAAAGACGTCGCGAGAAAAAGGCGATGGCGAAATTGTCGACCTATTAA